The Neorhodopirellula lusitana genome contains a region encoding:
- a CDS encoding MotA/TolQ/ExbB proton channel family protein produces MLVLSFNTLGWITAGVVSAQDDAMAEFGDPEPAGPAAMVEPAAEAAAPAGDAGGAAAASDQSLLGWVIESLGWAYLLVFMALSVTLVSLFVMNMLAARRDTLCPQDLIDEFGQRLAENDNQGAYDLAKSDESVLGQVLAAGLAKISRGYSKAIEAMQEVGEEESMKLEHRLSYMALIGNLSPMIGLFGTVQGMIASFQVIATGGATPKPSDLAGGISTALFTTLVGLAVAIPAIAAYNILRNRVSRLLLEVGVESENLMSKFEDMTPKAGSR; encoded by the coding sequence ATGTTGGTTTTATCTTTCAACACACTGGGCTGGATCACCGCGGGAGTGGTGTCGGCTCAAGACGATGCGATGGCGGAGTTTGGTGATCCTGAGCCAGCGGGCCCGGCGGCGATGGTGGAGCCTGCTGCTGAAGCGGCAGCCCCGGCCGGTGATGCTGGTGGTGCGGCTGCGGCGAGTGATCAATCGTTGTTAGGCTGGGTGATCGAATCGCTTGGTTGGGCATACTTGTTGGTGTTCATGGCTTTGTCGGTGACGCTTGTGTCGTTGTTCGTCATGAACATGTTGGCGGCCCGCCGTGACACGCTTTGCCCGCAAGACCTGATCGATGAATTCGGTCAACGGCTTGCCGAGAACGATAACCAAGGTGCGTACGATCTTGCCAAGAGTGATGAGTCTGTGCTTGGCCAAGTCCTTGCCGCTGGGTTAGCCAAAATTTCACGAGGCTACAGCAAAGCAATTGAAGCGATGCAGGAAGTTGGCGAAGAAGAGAGCATGAAGCTGGAGCATCGCTTGTCTTACATGGCCTTGATTGGCAACCTGAGTCCGATGATTGGTTTGTTCGGAACGGTTCAAGGGATGATTGCTTCGTTCCAGGTCATCGCGACCGGTGGCGCGACCCCCAAACCGTCTGACTTGGCCGGTGGTATTTCCACGGCGTTGTTCACGACGTTGGTTGGATTGGCGGTCGCGATTCCCGCGATCGCGGCGTACAACATTCTACGCAACCGCGTGTCTCGCTTGTTGTTAGAAGTCGGCGTGGAAAGCGAAAACTTGATGAGCAAGTTTGAAGACATGACCCCGAAAGCCGGGAGCCGATAG
- a CDS encoding ExbD/TolR family protein, protein MRVKRQEVDMAEGDMTPMIDMTFQLIAFFMVLINFAQTEANDHVVLPNSKLVKPPEVALEFPIILHVAADGRIYLGGDDYTAETLKLGLDRELAVVKAEGKKPSDANVVIRGHKDCAAGEIQEVVRVCQDSKLENFALRVKEDRS, encoded by the coding sequence ATGCGAGTCAAACGCCAAGAAGTCGACATGGCCGAAGGCGATATGACGCCCATGATCGACATGACTTTCCAGTTGATTGCGTTCTTTATGGTGCTGATTAATTTCGCCCAAACGGAAGCCAACGACCACGTGGTCTTGCCGAACTCCAAGCTTGTGAAGCCTCCCGAGGTGGCGCTCGAGTTCCCGATTATCTTGCACGTTGCGGCGGACGGTCGGATTTATTTAGGGGGTGATGACTACACCGCCGAAACGCTCAAGCTGGGTTTGGATCGAGAGTTGGCTGTTGTCAAAGCGGAGGGCAAGAAGCCTAGCGATGCCAACGTGGTGATCCGAGGGCACAAGGATTGTGCGGCAGGCGAGATCCAAGAGGTGGTTCGTGTTTGCCAGGATTCGAAGCTGGAAAACTTTGCCTTGCGTGTCAAGGAGGATCGCTCATGA
- a CDS encoding ExbD/TolR family protein gives MKIRNRESGQSNELNMTSMIDIVFLLLIFFVMTFKIVEMEGDFSIKMPLAGTSAGVVDPTDLGLKLRLRSDGTGTLAGMALNDIEMGNGEDAFDQLRAKVTGMLGSSAPVEEEAGEGPEIEIDTDYNLRYEYVIRAITAVSGYKDGDQVVKLIEKIKFAKPRR, from the coding sequence ATGAAGATTCGAAACCGAGAATCGGGGCAATCCAATGAGCTGAACATGACCAGCATGATTGATATCGTGTTTCTGCTTTTGATCTTCTTCGTGATGACGTTCAAGATCGTTGAGATGGAAGGCGACTTCAGCATCAAGATGCCCTTGGCGGGAACGTCCGCGGGTGTGGTGGATCCGACCGATCTGGGGCTCAAGCTGCGTTTGCGTTCCGATGGGACGGGGACACTTGCCGGAATGGCCCTCAACGATATCGAAATGGGGAACGGTGAGGATGCATTCGATCAATTGCGAGCCAAGGTCACCGGCATGCTGGGATCTTCCGCTCCGGTGGAAGAGGAAGCCGGGGAAGGGCCGGAAATCGAGATCGATACGGACTATAACCTGCGATATGAGTACGTGATCCGAGCGATTACGGCGGTGAGTGGCTACAAGGACGGGGACCAAGTGGTTAAGTTGATCGAGAAGATTAAGTTTGCCAAACCCCGCCGCTGA
- a CDS encoding anthranilate synthase component II, with amino-acid sequence MILLLDNYDSFVHNIARYLRLGGKATRVVRSDSITPEQCWQLQPEAIVLSPGPHRPEAAGCCVEVVQQLAGEIPILGICLGHQAIAAAYGGVVEVTHPMHAFASRLKHDGTSVFAGLKPEFNVGRYHSLCVSEQGLPPSLQVTAWTKETPAGNEDRESGDGVEVASPRVVMGIADHARCVHGVQFHPESLLTENGHDLIRNFFAMVDRHHARRRRVCNAMVGNGRPVAWMSDSVRLGGDSETGDGWRGRPPLSVSLPKQRSPGLSPGVSAAVSSGGQSEPGQVEVRAGTEENRNDDS; translated from the coding sequence GTGATTCTCTTATTGGACAACTACGACTCGTTCGTCCACAACATCGCTCGCTACCTTCGACTAGGTGGCAAAGCGACGCGAGTTGTCCGCAGTGATTCCATCACGCCTGAACAATGTTGGCAGCTTCAGCCCGAGGCCATTGTGCTATCACCGGGACCGCACCGCCCCGAGGCTGCCGGGTGCTGTGTTGAGGTTGTGCAACAGTTGGCTGGCGAAATTCCGATATTGGGGATTTGTCTTGGCCATCAAGCAATCGCGGCGGCGTACGGCGGAGTCGTGGAAGTCACGCACCCGATGCATGCGTTTGCCAGTCGGTTGAAGCACGATGGTACCAGCGTCTTCGCAGGGCTAAAGCCGGAGTTCAATGTTGGTCGCTATCATTCGTTGTGTGTCAGCGAGCAAGGTTTGCCGCCATCGTTGCAGGTGACCGCGTGGACAAAAGAGACGCCTGCCGGCAATGAAGACCGAGAGAGCGGCGATGGTGTGGAGGTGGCATCACCTCGAGTCGTGATGGGGATCGCCGATCACGCGCGTTGTGTGCATGGGGTGCAGTTTCACCCTGAGTCTTTGTTGACTGAAAACGGCCACGATCTGATACGCAACTTCTTTGCAATGGTGGATCGGCATCACGCGCGTCGGCGCCGTGTTTGCAACGCCATGGTGGGTAATGGCAGACCGGTCGCTTGGATGTCCGATTCGGTGCGGCTTGGTGGTGACAGTGAAACCGGTGATGGGTGGCGGGGGCGTCCGCCGCTTTCCGTTTCGCTACCGAAGCAGCGCTCGCCTGGGTTGTCGCCTGGAGTGTCGGCTGCGGTGTCGTCGGGGGGGCAGTCGGAGCCCGGGCAGGTTGAGGTGCGGGCCGGGACGGAGGAGAATCGAAACGATGATTCTTGA
- a CDS encoding DUF447 domain-containing protein, protein MILESIITTISADGEVNIAPLGPIVLPGNSEGKLPSFCLRPYEGSRTCANLLSVGKAVIHVTDDVLLLAKSAIGHVSPDGLVCAAEGASRQHMRLKDCHRWFAVDVIEYSGTPPRHEMLAKCISEGIVGPFFGFNRAKHAVIEAAILATRIGLIDSEEVLRSISELRIPVEKTSGPDEAMAFELVVQYIQDKLTATTTS, encoded by the coding sequence ATGATTCTTGAGTCCATTATTACGACAATCAGTGCCGATGGCGAAGTCAACATTGCTCCGTTGGGGCCCATCGTGCTTCCCGGGAACAGTGAAGGAAAATTGCCGTCGTTCTGCTTGCGGCCGTACGAGGGTTCGCGGACTTGCGCGAATTTGTTGTCTGTTGGCAAAGCGGTGATTCATGTCACTGATGATGTCCTGTTGTTGGCGAAGTCAGCGATCGGGCATGTTTCACCGGATGGATTGGTTTGTGCTGCCGAAGGGGCGTCAAGGCAACACATGCGTTTGAAGGATTGCCATCGTTGGTTTGCGGTCGATGTCATTGAATATTCGGGAACGCCTCCACGTCATGAGATGTTGGCCAAGTGCATTTCCGAAGGAATCGTGGGTCCCTTTTTCGGTTTCAATCGTGCAAAGCATGCCGTGATTGAAGCTGCGATTTTGGCTACACGAATCGGGTTGATTGATTCTGAAGAGGTCCTGCGATCGATTTCTGAACTTCGTATTCCAGTTGAGAAAACGTCGGGACCAGATGAAGCCATGGCGTTTGAATTGGTGGTTCAGTACATCCAAGACAAACTGACTGCTACAACAACGTCATGA
- a CDS encoding beta-ribofuranosylaminobenzene 5'-phosphate synthase — MIQVVRVTTGARLHFGLLDVAAPFGGCGVMVDHPETIVEVEPSDQFRLIGSPRDVERHADRVRAIAGRLASLEKSSTESRLPAVQVRLVQVAPPHTGLGSGTQLSLAVTEAIVRTLSMSSPEKEGFQERLIHAADRGLRSAVGTYGYFHGGFLAEGFDAKASGALNALDVRMPLPDEWCAVVLLPCLDEQQGATSAEGEIDDSVCVSGLQEQQKFDQLPATRIQRDVLRSILVDQIVPAIRTAEFGEFADAVTAYNRASGELFASVQGGAYNGPEITAVIEDLIESGQRGVGQSSWGPGVFAWFEKSDQAVAFCRDWSGHARRPLMVRPRTQGRSCKVHSRTSG; from the coding sequence ATGATTCAGGTTGTGCGAGTGACGACGGGAGCGAGGTTGCACTTTGGGTTGTTGGATGTGGCTGCGCCATTTGGCGGGTGTGGCGTGATGGTCGACCACCCCGAGACGATCGTCGAAGTGGAACCCAGCGACCAGTTTCGTTTGATCGGGTCGCCTCGGGATGTCGAGCGACACGCTGATCGGGTGCGTGCGATCGCGGGGCGTTTGGCTTCGTTGGAAAAGTCTTCCACTGAATCGAGATTGCCCGCCGTCCAGGTTCGCCTCGTCCAGGTTGCTCCGCCGCATACGGGCCTGGGCAGTGGCACGCAACTTTCGTTGGCGGTCACCGAAGCGATCGTTCGAACGCTTTCAATGAGCTCGCCTGAAAAGGAGGGGTTTCAGGAGCGATTGATTCACGCAGCCGATCGTGGCTTGCGATCGGCGGTGGGAACGTACGGCTACTTTCATGGCGGCTTCCTTGCCGAGGGTTTCGATGCAAAAGCATCCGGTGCGTTGAACGCTTTGGATGTTCGTATGCCGCTACCCGATGAGTGGTGCGCGGTGGTTCTGTTGCCGTGCTTGGACGAACAGCAAGGAGCCACGTCAGCCGAAGGAGAGATCGATGATTCCGTTTGTGTTTCGGGATTACAAGAACAGCAGAAGTTCGACCAGTTGCCGGCGACGCGGATTCAGCGAGATGTATTGAGGTCGATCTTGGTTGATCAAATCGTGCCCGCGATTCGAACGGCCGAGTTTGGCGAATTCGCCGATGCGGTGACCGCTTACAACCGTGCCAGTGGTGAGTTGTTTGCCTCGGTTCAGGGGGGAGCGTACAACGGACCGGAAATTACCGCCGTGATTGAGGATCTGATTGAAAGCGGTCAGCGTGGAGTCGGCCAGAGCAGTTGGGGCCCAGGGGTGTTTGCTTGGTTTGAAAAGTCAGATCAGGCCGTGGCGTTTTGCCGCGATTGGAGCGGGCATGCTCGTCGACCCTTGATGGTTCGGCCAAGGACACAAGGCAGGTCATGCAAGGTGCATTCCCGAACTAGCGGCTGA
- the pyrH gene encoding UMP kinase has translation MPASSTDADSSNKRSSDLQYRRVILKLSGESLAESGKRGISDTEMGVIARQIKQAHESGCQIAIVNGGGNILRGAQFSGANHSVQEATAHYMGMLATVINSLALQDALEHIGLSTRVMSALPVDKVAEKFIRRRAIRHLEKGRIVILSGGIGSPFVTTDTAAAQRALEVDADVILKATRVDGVYSDDPETNPHAVLYDQLSYQDVMSKKLRVMDATAIALCSEHRKPILVFNFKRDGNIAKAVRGETVGTWIGDPKDSQN, from the coding sequence GTGCCCGCTTCTTCGACCGATGCTGATTCCAGTAACAAGCGTTCGAGTGACCTCCAATACCGCCGTGTGATTTTAAAGCTGAGTGGCGAGAGTTTGGCCGAGTCGGGCAAACGCGGCATCAGTGACACTGAGATGGGCGTGATCGCCCGCCAGATCAAGCAAGCACACGAGTCGGGCTGCCAGATTGCGATCGTCAACGGAGGCGGCAATATTCTCCGTGGGGCTCAATTTTCGGGCGCCAACCATTCGGTTCAAGAAGCCACCGCTCACTACATGGGGATGTTGGCCACGGTCATCAATTCTTTGGCACTGCAAGACGCGTTGGAGCACATCGGCTTGTCGACGCGTGTGATGAGTGCGTTGCCGGTTGACAAGGTCGCTGAGAAATTCATTCGTCGGCGTGCGATTCGCCACTTGGAAAAAGGCCGTATTGTGATCCTGTCCGGCGGCATCGGCAGCCCGTTTGTCACCACCGATACCGCAGCGGCCCAGCGAGCTTTGGAAGTGGATGCCGACGTGATTTTGAAGGCGACTCGCGTCGATGGTGTGTATAGCGACGATCCCGAAACCAACCCACACGCCGTCTTGTATGATCAGCTGAGCTACCAGGACGTGATGTCCAAGAAGTTGCGCGTCATGGACGCGACGGCGATCGCATTATGCAGCGAGCATCGAAAGCCCATCTTGGTGTTCAATTTCAAGCGAGACGGTAACATTGCGAAAGCAGTTCGCGGTGAGACCGTTGGAACTTGGATCGGTGATCCCAAGGACTCCCAAAACTAA
- the frr gene encoding ribosome recycling factor: MTSDEILMDAESRMDKAVSVLSNNLAGIRTGRANPGLVDSIKVEAYGSFTPLKQLASIGTPEPQQILIRPYDAGTIKDIEKAIVAGDLNLNPQNDGRVIRLNVPPLSTEVRKKMVSRIKELGEEAKVSIRNIRRDANKAADTAEKDKEMTEDDRDRCKEQVQELTKKYETTVNEAAKGREEEVLQD; encoded by the coding sequence ATGACCAGCGACGAAATTCTTATGGATGCCGAATCGCGGATGGATAAAGCCGTTTCGGTTTTGTCAAACAACCTTGCCGGAATCCGCACCGGGCGAGCGAACCCTGGTTTGGTCGATTCCATCAAGGTCGAAGCCTATGGTTCGTTCACTCCGTTGAAGCAACTCGCTTCCATTGGAACTCCTGAGCCTCAACAGATTCTGATTCGTCCCTACGATGCGGGAACGATCAAGGATATTGAAAAGGCGATCGTGGCTGGGGATTTGAATCTGAACCCACAAAACGATGGCCGTGTGATCCGCTTGAACGTGCCACCCTTGTCGACTGAAGTTCGCAAGAAGATGGTCTCGCGCATCAAGGAACTGGGCGAAGAAGCGAAGGTTTCGATTCGCAATATCCGTCGTGACGCCAACAAGGCTGCCGACACGGCCGAAAAAGACAAAGAGATGACCGAGGACGATCGCGATCGTTGCAAGGAACAGGTCCAGGAATTGACCAAGAAGTATGAGACGACGGTCAACGAGGCGGCCAAGGGACGTGAAGAAGAAGTCTTGCAAGACTAG